Genomic segment of Ruegeria sp. TM1040:
AGATCGCGCTGGTACTGCCCCTGGCTTTTCCGGCTTATGTGCTGGCTTATGGCTATACGTTCCTTCTCGATCATCCGGGCATCGTGCAGACAACTTTGCGCGAGGTGACAGGCTGGGGGCCGCGAGACTACTGGTTCCCTGAAATCCGCTCGCTTGGGGGGGCGGCGCTGATGCTTGTTCTGGTGCTCTACCCCTATGTCTATCTTCTGGCGCGCGCCGCCTTCCTGCAACAAAGCGCCTCTGCATTCCTCGCGGCGCGGGCGCTTGGCGACAGCTCGTGGCGAGCGTTCTGGCGTGTGAGCCTGCCAATGGCACGCCCTGCGGTGGCTTCGGGTGTTCTCTTGACGGTGATGGAGACCATCGCAGACTATGGCACGGTCGCCTACTTCGGGGTGCAGACCTTTGCTACGGGTATCTACACCAGCTGGTTTTCGATGGCGGATCGCGCCGGTGCGGCGCAGTTGGCGCTATGCTTGTTGGGGTTTGCGCTGATGCTTGCGGTTGCAGAGCGCATCAGTCGTGGCCGCGCCCGCTATCACCACGCAGGCAAGCAACAGGCTGCTTTGCCCCCGGCCACGCTGTCGCGGGGAAAAGCGGCAGGGGCAATCATCCTCTGCGCGCTGCCGGTTGTGTTTGGGTTCCTCGTGCCGCTCATAAGCTTGACCCTGATGGGATTGAACTCGGAGCAGAACCTCTTGAGCCGCCGCTATATTTCCTTCATCACCAACTCGTTGACCTTGGCCAGCACGGCTGCCGTGGTCACGCTTCTGGCTGCAGTCTGCCTTGGGTTTTATCAACGTCTGAAACCGGGACGCCTGTCGAGCACGGCGGCCAATGTTTCGCGGCTCGGCTATGCGGTGCCCGGTGGTGTGATCGCGGTTGGTCTCATGGTGCCATTTGCCGCCTTCGACAATGCGCTTGATGCTTGGATGCAGGCCAATTTCGGCCTGCGTACCGGGCTTTTGGTGACGGGCTCGATCTGGCTCTTGGTGGTGGCCTATATGGTGCGCTTCATGGCGGCCGCGCTTGGCGCATATGAGGGCGGACAGGCGACAGTACATGCAAATATGGATGCAGCGGCACGGTCATTGGGGCAGAGCCCATTGGGCATGCTGCGCCGCGTGCATCTGCCGATCCTGACACCCAGCCTTTTGACAGCCTTGCTGATAGTTTTTGTGGACGTGATGAAGGAGCTGCCCGCGACTTTGATCATGCGCCCCTTCAACTTCGACACTCTTGCGGTGCAGGCGCATCGGTTAGCGGCGGATGAGCGGCTCGAGGGCGCGGCGGTGCCCTCTCTTGTGATCATGGCCGTTGGACTGTTGCCCGTGATCCTGGTGTGTCGTCAGGTCCGGCGGCGCAGTTAGGCCCTAGCTGCCGGTCCACCAGGCCTCGATCTGGTCGTGGCTGATCCGCTGCTCGGGCCCCAGCGCCACCAGGAGGGTTTCATTGGCGTCGCAGCGGCGGGCTTCGACATGTCGGCCAACGATATGGAGCTGGTAAGCCCCGCCGGAAGTCAGCACAAAACCTTTCATGCGATAGAGCCCCTCCGGGCGCTCCGCGAGCTTGTCGCCGAGGGCGCGGCGGTCGATGACTTCGGTGCTGCGGTGATGCCAGCTGACGTAGCCGGGATGGGAAACGGTGCTTTTGCTGCGTGGAAGCGGCGTGATGTCGAATAGCAGACGAGAGAGTTCGATGTCAGATGTCAGCGTGGGCGTGCGAGCGCCGAGTGCGCCGAGTGCCGCGATGACGCCGTCATCACTCTCGTGTTCTAGCTTGCTCACCAGTACCAGGTCCGCCGCACAGATCTGCTGCGTGACCTGTGGCTTCAACAAGGGGTCGTCCATGAGTGTGGAGAAATTCGAACCATCCACAACCGTAACAATGCCCGCATAGCTCAGGCGGCTGTCATTTAGCAGCGCATTGGCGATGGCCACGGGTTCGGCCACACCGCTGGTTTCGATCAGGATGTGATCCGGTGGCTCAGCACGAGACACAAGGTCATTCACACTCAGTGCAAGATCATCTCCCAGCGAGCAGCACACGCAGCCATTGGTGAGCGCGACGCTGTCGACAGTCTTGTTCGAGATCAGGGCCTCGTCGATGTTGATGCTGCCAAAGTCATTGATCAAGACAGAGAGGCGCAGCCCGTGATCCTCGCCGAGCAGCGAGTTGATCAATGTGGTCTTTCCTGCTCCGAGATAACCGCTGATGATTGTGACAGGAATACGCATCAAACCCTATCCCCGCGCATTGAATGCAACGTATTCAGCATCTCAGCCGAGCTCCCTATTGTGTGCAACTGCAAACTCTGTGGCTCGCTGGGAGCGATTCCATAGAGGTTGGGGGGGCGATGGTCCAGCCCCACCTTGGCGCCGCGCGCGGGACATAGGCCCGCCCGCGCGCTTGCCCCCTGATTTTGCATGATAATTAAACGGCGGTTCAATTTTCTCATTTGCAAGAGGGCGTCGCCCCTTAGAGGTGCTGGATGGGTCAAGTTGCGCTTCTGACGCGAATTTTGGCGATTCGCGACCGTTGCGACGGTCGTTTGTGTTGTTGCGAGCGGAAACGAAAAAGGGCGCAGCAATTGCCGCGCCCTTTGACATAACGTGGGGAACGATTATTCCCAGCCAACCTCGTTAAAGATCTTCTGTGCGGTCGGCACGTTCTTGGCGACCTTGGAGAGGTCCACGTCGTCGGCCTTGAACTCGCCGAGCTGTGCAACGCTTTCCGACTTGCTGACGCCCGGGACCGCCGGGAATTCATCGTTGCCGCCGGAGAAATATTCCTGCGCCTGATCGGAAGCCAGGTACTCGAGGAATTTGATGGCGTTCTCACGGTTCGGTGCATGTGCTGCAACACCGGCGCCGGAGAGGTTCATGTGGGCGCCTTCAGCGTCCTGAGCCGGGAAGGCGACGCCGATCTTCTCGATCTCAGCCGAGAGGCCTTTGACGTCTTTGCGCAGGGCACGGGCAAAATAATAGGTGTTTGCAATCGACACGTCGCACTCGCCGGAGATCAGGCCGCGTAGCTGGTCGGTATCGCCACCCTGCGGATCGCGGGCAAAGTTTGCGACGATGCCTTCTGCCCAATCGCGTGCCGCCTCTTCACCGTGGTTCTCGATGATGGCCGACAGCAGGGTCTGGGAGTAGACATTGGAAGACGATCGGTGGCAGACCATGCCTTTGTATTCGGGCTTGGCAAGATCCATGTAGTCTGCGGGCGGGTTGGCCACGTCAGTCTTGTCATAGAAGACGATGCGGGCACGCTGAGAGAAACCAAACCACTGGTTGTCGCTATCTTGCAGGTTGGCGGGGATGCGCTCTTCAAGAATGTCGCTGTCGATGGACTGAAGCACACCGGCGTTCTTCGCGCGCTCAAGGCGGGAGGTGTCGACGGTGATCAGAACATCCGCAGGAGAGTTGGCCCCTTCGGCCTGCATGCGCGCGACCAGCTCATCGGCTTTGCCTTCGATGCGGTTGATGGTGATACCGGTAGCCTCTTCAAAGTCGGTGTAGAGGCGTTCGTCGGTGTCGTAATGGCGGGACGAGTACAGGTTCACAACCCCGTCAGCAACGGCGGTCGTAGCAAGGCTCGCGGCGATTACGGTAGTGAAGACTTTGATTTTCATTCGATTTCCATCCTCGTGAATGTCGCTAGTCCCTGGGTGACGCTCGCTCGGCCAATTCCCAAGTTGTTTAGTCAATTACTATATTGGGCGCGAAAGAAAAGGGGGTATCCGATAAATTCAGTCAGAAAATTTCTGCGGCCGGCCAATTTAGGCGCGGTCGAGTGTCGCAGCCACGCGGATACGGAGGCTCCGGGCGGCTTGAGTGTAAGGCTGGAGAATGGAGTTTCGGTCGAGATCGGGGATGTGCGCCGAGTCGTGCGGCGGGTATTGGTTGGTGTGAGAACCAAACCCAAAAACAAAAAACCGCATCCTGAGATGCGGTTTTTCGGAGCCTTCAAAGAGGCATCATGTGCTAAGTGCTCAGCCTTGGCGTGCTTTGAACTTGCGCTGCGTCTTGTTGATGACGTAAACGCGGCCCTTGCGACGCACAACCCGGCAGTCACGGTGCCGGTTCTTCAGCGAGCGGAGCGAGTTCTTGACCTTCATGGTCTCTCTCCTTTTCTGCGGCGCGAACCAGCGCCTGGGTTAGCGGGGCGTCCTGGACCGCAGTCCAAAACAGCGAAATCATGGTGGGCGGTACAAGGATCGAACTTGTGACCCCTTCGATGTCAACGAAGTGCTCTACCGCTGAGCTAACCGCCCATGATGCCAACTCAAAACTACGCCGATTGGCGCATCGCTTCGCGTCGGTGAAGGGGTCTATAAAAGGAGTCGATTGTGGGTGCAAGAGCTTTTGCCACAGAAATATAAACTCTATGCTGGGAATCTCAGGCAAGAGGGCGGAGTGGGCATGTCAGGTCAGGCATATTCTATCGAAATGCCGCAAGGGTGGCAGTCACCGGTGGTGATTGCGTCGCCTCACAGCGGATCGAATTACCCAAAAACCTTTGTTTCTCAGTCGATTCTGGACGCAAACCGGCTGCGCAGTAGTGAAGATGCCTTTGTCGATCAGTTGTTCGCAGCTGCCCCGAGGCTCGGCATGCCATTGCTGACAGCCAAAATGCCCAGAGCCTATGTGGATCTCAATCGCTCCTCCGATGAGCTTGATCCGGCCTTGATCGAAGGGGCGCGCCGGCGTGGACAGAATCCCCGAATTGCCTCGGGGCTTGGCGTGATTCCCCGCGTGGTCGCGAATGGGCGCGAGATCTATCGCGGAAAAATCCCGATGGATGAAGCCGTGGCGCGAATCGACGACTATTGGGTCCCCTACCATGCAGCGCTACAGAGGTTGCTGGATGCCTCCCATACGCGGTTTGGCAGGGCGATCCTTATTGATTGCCACTCCATGCCTCATGAAGCGATCGAAAGCTGCTCTCCGCGACGTGAGAGACGGCCCCAAATCGTGCTGGGCGATCGCTTTGGCGCTGCTGCCGATGCGGCGATCGTCGACCAGGTCGAGGCGGCCTTTGCCGAAGTTGGCTTTCGTGTTGCGCGCAACAGCCCGTTTGCCGGCGCTTACATCACGCAAACATACGGGCGCCCTTTCCGTCATCAGCACGCCATTCAGGTTGAGATTGACCGCTCTCTTTATATGCACGAGGCTGACGTCGCCCCCAACGACGGGTTTGACGACGTGCGCGCGCGTCTGACCCTGGCGTTGCAGCGGATTGCGCAACTGGGTGAGGATCTCACCCCGATGGCAGCAGAATAGCCCGAACCGAGCAAGCCCCCGGGGGCGTTCCAGATTCTAACGAAGTGACCGACCTTTTCGGATCGCCTCTTTGCCAAAGCGTTTGCGAATCTCATCCGTCGCGCGTTCTGCATTGGCGCGTTTGGTTGCGTCCGGGTCCAGCAGGTCCCCTGTGGCATCCGCTTGCGCTTCGGGCGCCAACTCGCTGATGCCGCAACCAAGCAATCGAAATGGGCCTTGCTGGATCGTCTGGTCCAACAGGCGCCGCGCCGTGCGATAGATTTGATCTGCATATTGCGTCGGGCTGTGCAGGGACTGTCGCCGAGTGAGGGTCGAATGGTTCGCGCGCTTGAGTTTCAGTGTTACCACCCGTCCCGCGAGACCTTTGGCCTTGGCGCGATCTGAAACCTGTTCCGCGAGGCGCCAGAGGTGGCCATCCAGTACCTCAGAATGCATCGTGTCCTCAAAGAAAGTGGTTTCTTTGGAGATGGATTTGACCGGCGCGCGCGCAGAGACCTTGCGGCGGTCCTCGCCGCGCGCAAGATGCCAGAGCCGATCTCCCATGCTGCCAAATCTGTCATGGAGATCGCGCCGTTCCCAACGCAGAAGGTCAGAGAAGGCTCGGATACCCGCCTTTTCGAGCGAAGCCTGTGCAGCGGGGCCAATGCCCCAGATGAGGCGCACAGGTTTGTCGCGAAGAAACTCCGCGGTTTCAGCTTTGCCGATTACGGAAAACCCGCGCGGCTTGTCGAGGTCGGACGCCACTTTGGCGAGGAACTTATTATGGCTGAGGCCAATGGAGCCCGTGACCCCCAATTCGTCCTTCATGCGCTTCACAAGCCGCGCGAGCATGACGGCAGGCGCTGCGCCATGCAGCCGCTCTGTGCCCGAGAGATCCATGAAGGCCTCATCCAGAGAAAGCGGCTCTACTTCAGGTGTCAGTTCGTCCATCATAGCGCGAATGGCGCGGCTGGTTTCGGCGTAGACCTCCATGCGGGGTTTGATCACGACTGCATCGGGGCAGAGTTTGAGCGCCTGAAACATCGGCATTGCGGAGCGAACGCCGCGAATGCGCGCCACATAGCAGGCCGTGGAGACCACACCGCGATGCCCCCCGCCAATTATGACCGGCTTGTCTGCGAGCTCAGGATTATCGCGTTTTTCAACACTTGCATAAAACGCATCACAGTCCATATGCGCGATGGAGAGCGACAAGAGTTCCTCATGCTGCTTAACGCGCGGGCTGCGGCAGACCGGGCAGCGTTTGGGGCCGCGAGGTGACGTGCCGGGGTCAAAACAATGCAGGCATTCGCGGCATAGGGCAGGCATGAGGGGCTCGAACTAAGGCAGAATAGGGGTGCTTACCGATGGCGTTCACAGTAGCGTGCACGCAGCGCAAGCAGGCGCATCCATGCGGGGTTGAACTGTATCATGAGCTTTAAGGGAGCGAAACTGCTGCTGTTTCTCGGGCCTCATCTCCTGGTGATTCTGCGCGACCAGAAAGCGGGTATCCCCTTCCCCGGACACTGGGATTTTCCGGGTGGCGGCCGGGAGGGTGATGAAACCCCGCAGGCCTGCGCCTTGCGAGAGACCTACGAAGAGGTCGGCCTGATCTTGCCCGAAAGCCGCATTCACTACAGCCGCCGCTATCCTCGGCCTGATGGTGCAACCTGGTTTTTTGCGGCAGAAATCGGCGCGCGATGCGTGGGGGATATCAAGTTTGGTGATGAGGGGCAGGGCTGGGATCTGATGACGCCCGAAGACTACATCGCGCATCCCCTCGGCATTCCGCGATTCAAGGTCCGGTTGCAAGACTACCTCCAGAGCGGGCGCCGCGCAGCCGAGATCTGACCAAATGCGCATTAGTTCGGTCTGCGCTGGAGCCGAGGGAAAAACCCCAAATTTTGTGTTTTTGAAAGAAAGCCCCCGCACAATTGGCGGGGGAAGGTGACGTTTCTCAGGAAGAGGTAAACGTCAGGGGAGTGTCTCACCCCTAGATTCACCCATGTGAGCCAGTTTCGCAAAGGTTGAGAGGGTGTTTGAGGGGATTTAACGGTCTGCCCTGTGCTTTCGATGTCACGCCGCATACATTCAACTTTTCAAATCGAGCCGGGGTGCGACTCAATTTGTTCTTTGATCCCTGCGGGTTGCGGTCGAGCGGCGCGTTAGGGTGGCCCCGCAGGGCGCAACGGGGCTATTTGGTGCGTTTGCGTTTGTTTATCGGGGTCGAGCGCACAAAAAACAGGCGTGTGGCTGCGCGTGCCTCAGTTCGGCGCTTTCGCCTGCGGGCTGTTCATCTCTTGCAGAATTGACTCTGCCGCTACCCGGGGTGCTTCCGCCTGCCAGATCGGGCGACCGACAACGATGTGGTCAACGCCGGAAGCAAGAGCCTGCGCCGGGGTTGTAACGCGCTTCTGGTCGCCAAGGTCAGCGCCCACCGGGCGCACACCAGGAGTGACGATCAGCTTGCCTTCTGCTTCGGGCAGGGAGCGGATCATGGCGGCTTCCTGCGGGCTTGCAATGACGCCATCTGCGCCAGCCGAGAACGCCTTGCCGGCGCGCTCTTGCACCAGATCTTTGATCTCACCGGATTTGATCATCGCCCCATCCAGATCGTCGCGATCCAGCGACGTAAGGATTGTCACGGCGAGGATCTTCAGATCCTTGCCCGCAGCCCCTTCTTTTGCGGCGCGCACCACATAGGGGTCGCCGTGCACGGTCAGGAAGTCGAGATCGAACTGCGCCAATCCGCGCACCGCGTTTTCCACGGTGGCCCCGATGTCAAAGAGCTTCATGTCGAGGAAGATCTTTTTACCTAACTCTTGCTTCAACTCATTTGCGAGGGCCAGCCCGCCCCCGGTGAGCATCCCAAGGCCGATTTTGTAGAATGAGACCGCGTCACCCAGCTGTTCCGCCAGTTTGAGCCCTTCAAGGGCGTTGGGAACATCCATGGCAACGATCAGGCGGTCATCTGCGAGGGGGCTGGTCATCGGGGATACTCCGGTTTTTAGGGCAAGCTGGCGCCTTCCTACTGTCTTAGAAGGGCCTCGAAAAGGGGAGACGGTGGCTTTTTGCCAGAGTTGATCCCGGTCAAGGTTCGTCAACTTCTCGGATGTTACTCTGGGACTTGAAGATGGGGCTCGAATGCCCACATCTTTGATCAAGGCCTACACCGACCCTGTGCCGCCAAGCGGGCGGGGTCACGAGAGGGGCGCTTATGAAGAGGAGAAGAAGATGGACTTGAACAAGTTCACTGAACGGGCGCGTGGTTTTGTGCAGGCGTCCCAGACGATTGCGTTGCGTGAAGGCCACCAGCGCCTGACACCGGAACATATCCTGAAAGCATTGCTCGACGACGATCAAGGCATGGCGTCGAACCTGATTGCGCACGCGGGCGGGAACATCGCGCGTGTGAGCGAGGCAGTAGAAGCCGCGATCGGCAAGTTGCCGAAGGTTTCTGGCGATGCTGGTCAGATCTATCTGGACGGGCAAACCGCCAAGGTTCTGGATGAAGCGGCCAAGGTGGCCGAAAAAGCGGGCGACAGCTTTGTCCCGGTCGAGCGACTGCTGACAGCGCTTGCCCTCGTGAAATCCAAGGCAAAGGATGCGCTGGACGCAGGTGGCGTGACGGCGCAGAAGCTCAATGAGGCGATCAACGACGTACGCAAGGGGCGCACGGCGGATACCGCAACCGCAGAGGATACTTATGAGGCGCTGAAGAAGTTCACCCTCGACCTCACGGAGCGTGCGAGAGAGGGCAAGATCGACCCGATCATTGGCCGCGATGACGAAATTCGCCGCGCCATGCAGGTTCTGTCGCGTCGCACCAAGAACAACCCTGTGCTGATCGGCGAGCCGGGCGTGGGTAAAACCGCGATTGCCGAAGGCATGGCTTTGCGGATCGTCAATGGCGACGTGCCCGAGAGCCTCAAGGACAAGCGTCTGCTAGCGCTCGACATGGGCGCGCTTATTGCGGGTGCGAAATATCGCGGTGAGTTCGAGGAACGCCTCAAGGGCATCCTCAATGAGGTGACCGATGCGGCGGGCGAAATCATTCTGTTTATCGACGAGATGCATACCCTTGTAGGGGCAGGCAAATCCGATGGCGCGATGGATGCGGCCAACCTCATCAAGCCGGCACTTGCTCGCGGTGAGCTGCACTGTATCGGCGCAACCACGCTCGATGAGTATCGTAAATACGTAGAGAAGGACGCAGCCCTGGCCCGCCGCTTCCAGCCTGTCATGGTCACGGAGCCGACGGTGGAAGACACGATTTCCATCCTGCGTGGCATCAAGGAAAAGTACGAGCTGCACCACGGTGTCCGCATTGCGGATGCGGCGCTGGTGTCTGCCGCTACGCTCTCGAACCGCTATATCACCGACCGGTTCCTGCCCGACAAGGCGATTGACCTTATGGACGAGGCGGCATCGCGCCTGCGGATGGAGGTGGACTCCAAACCCGAAGAGCTCGACGCGCTGGATCGGCAGATCCTGCAGATGCAGATCGAAGAAGAAGCGCTGAAGCTCGAGGATGATGCGGCGTCGAAGGACCGGTTGGAGCATCTCCAGAAGGAACTGGCAGACCTGCAGGAGCGTTCGCGCGAAATGACCGCGCAATGGCAGTCCGAGCGTGACAAGCTCGCCTCTGCGCGTGATCTGAAAGAGCAGCTTGATCGCGCACGTGCCGAACTCGACATCGCCAAACGCGAGGGGAATCTCGCCAAGGCGGGTGAGCTGTCTTATGGCGTCATTCCGGGGTTGGAAAAGCAGCTCTCTGAGGCCGAACAGAAAGAAGAGCAGGGCCTGATGGTCGAGGAAGCGGTGCGCCCGGAGCAGATTGCAGCTGTGGTGGAACGCTGGACCGGTATTCCGACCTCAAAGATGTTGGAGGGCGAGCGCGAGAAGCTCTTGCGGATGGAAGATGGCCTGCACAAGCGCGTCATTGGTCAGAACGCCGCCGTGACGGCCGTGGCTAACGCGGTGCGTCGGGCGCGCGCGGGGCTCAATGATGAGAACCGTCCGCTGGGGTCCTTCCTATTCCTTGGGCCGACCGGCGTGGGGAAAACCGAGCTCACCAAAGCTGTGGCCGAGTTCCTCTTTGACAATGACAGCGCGATGGTACGCATCGACATGTCGGAGTTCATGGAGAAACACGCAGTCGCACGTCTGATCGGTGCCCCTCCGGGCTATGTCGGGTATGACGAGGGCGGCGTGCTCACCGAGGCGGTGCGGCGCAGACCTTATCAGGTGGTTCTGTTTGACGAGGTCGAAAAGGCCCACCCGGACGTGTTCAACGTGCTCTTGCAGGTGCTCGATGATGGCGTGCTGACCGATGGTCAGGGCCGGACCGTGGACTTCAAGCAGACGCTGATCATCCTGACATCAAACCTCGGAGCGCAGGCGCTGAGTCAGCTGCCAGATGGCGCGGATGCAGCAGATGCCAAACGCGACGTGATGGATGCGGTGCGGGCACACTTCCGGCCCGAGTTCCTGAACCGTCTGGATGAGACCGTGATCTTTGACCGTCTGGGACGGCACGATATGGACGGTATCGTCGAAATCCAGCTTGGGCGTCTCGCCAAGCGTCTGGCGCAACGCAAAATCACGCTGGAGCTGGATGAGGGGGCAAAGACCTGGCTCGCAGATGAGGGCTACGACCCGGTGTTCGGGGCGCGTCCGCTCAAACGCGTGATCCAGCGCGCCTTGCAAAACCCGTTGGCCGAGGCCCTGCTGGCTGGCGACATCAAGGACGGTGAAATCGTTCCCGTGTCTGCCGGGGCTGAGGGGCTGGTGATCGGGGATCGCGTCGGCAGCTCCGATCGTCCGCTGCCGGATGATGCCGTGGTGCATTGAGCACCCACCTATATAAGGAAAATGGGGTCGCCCTCTGGGGCGGCCCTTTTTTAAACGAACGTCTGAATTCTAAAGGTCTCGTGATGGAGCGCGTTGCAGTCGTGACCCGCCTCTCCGGGCAGTAATGCTACAAGTTAACGGAGGGCGGCCCTTAAGGGCCGCGTGATCCGACGACAGAAAGGAAGTGCGATGGGGTTTGCAATGAACGCGGTGTCGATTCTTGCGGTGATGTTCATCTGTTTGATTGGCGTATTGGGCCTTGTGGCACTGATCATGTTCCTCATCGATCGCAGCCAGACGCAGGACGCCATTCGGCGCAACTATCCGGTTCTTGGCCGGTTTCGTCACCTCTTCAGCACCCTTGGAGAGTTCTTCCGCCAGTATTTCTTTGCAATGGACCGCGAGGAATTGCCTTTCAACCGGGCTCAGCGGGAATGGATTGCCCGTGCCTGTGCGGGTGTGACGAACACAGTCGCCTTTGGCTCTACGCGCAATACATCCGTGCCCGGAACGCCAATTTTTGTGAATGCGCCCTTTCCACCCCTTGATGATCAATTTGCAAGCGCGGAACCGATGCTCATCGGTCCCACTGCGCGTGTACCATATAATGCGCCGTCCTTCTTCAATATCTCGGGTATGAGCTACGGGGCCCTCTCGCGCCCGGCCATTACAGCCCTGAGCCGTGGGGCGCGCGAAGCAGGGGTTTGGCTCAACACCGGTGAAGGCGGATTGAGCCCGTTTCACCTAGATGGCGGGTGCGACATCGTCTTTCAGATCGGAACTGCCAAATACGGTGTGCGAGACACGGCCGGCAACCTAAGCGATGCGCGGCTCAAGGAGCTTGCGGAGATCCCACAGGTCAAGATGTTTGAGCTAAAGCTCGCGCAGGGGGCCAAACCCGGGAAGGGCGGCATACTGCCCGCCGAGAAGGTCAACGCCGAGATTGCAGAGATTCGCGGCATTACAGAGGGTGAGGCCAGTATTTCACCGAACCGTCATCTCGACATCGCGAATTACGATGACCTCTTGGATATCGTGGCGCGCATCCGGGAAGTCACGGGTAAGCCCGTGGGCATCAAGACCGTCGCCGGCTCCGAGGTCGCCCTGCGCGAGATGTTCCTGAACTTTGCCGCACGGCCCGAGGATGTGCCGGATTGCATCACCATAGACGGTGGAGAAGGCGGCACCGGCGCGGCACCGATGCCTTTGATCGATCTTGTCGGCATGTCTGTGCGTGAGGCGCTGCCTTTGGTCTGCAATCTGCGCGACGAATATGGCTTCAAGGACCGTATTCGCCTGATTTCGAGCGGCAAGCTGGTCAACCCCGGTGATGTGGCCTGGGCGCTGGCCGCAGGGGCGGATTTTGTGACTTCGGCGCGCGGGTTCATGTTTTCCCTGGGGTGTATCCAGGCGCTCAAGTGCAATCGCAACACCTGCCCCACCGGCATCACCACGCATGATCCGCGTTTTCAAAAGGGGCTGGTGGTCGAGGACAAGTATAAAAAGGTCGCGCGCTACGCCCGTGAGGTGATCCACGAGGTGGAAACCATCGCGCATTCCGTGGGCGTTGACGAGCCGCGCAAGATGCGGCGCCGTCATGTGCGGATCGTGGGCGAAGGCGGGGCGTCGGTTCCGATGAACGTG
This window contains:
- the clpB gene encoding ATP-dependent chaperone ClpB, yielding MDLNKFTERARGFVQASQTIALREGHQRLTPEHILKALLDDDQGMASNLIAHAGGNIARVSEAVEAAIGKLPKVSGDAGQIYLDGQTAKVLDEAAKVAEKAGDSFVPVERLLTALALVKSKAKDALDAGGVTAQKLNEAINDVRKGRTADTATAEDTYEALKKFTLDLTERAREGKIDPIIGRDDEIRRAMQVLSRRTKNNPVLIGEPGVGKTAIAEGMALRIVNGDVPESLKDKRLLALDMGALIAGAKYRGEFEERLKGILNEVTDAAGEIILFIDEMHTLVGAGKSDGAMDAANLIKPALARGELHCIGATTLDEYRKYVEKDAALARRFQPVMVTEPTVEDTISILRGIKEKYELHHGVRIADAALVSAATLSNRYITDRFLPDKAIDLMDEAASRLRMEVDSKPEELDALDRQILQMQIEEEALKLEDDAASKDRLEHLQKELADLQERSREMTAQWQSERDKLASARDLKEQLDRARAELDIAKREGNLAKAGELSYGVIPGLEKQLSEAEQKEEQGLMVEEAVRPEQIAAVVERWTGIPTSKMLEGEREKLLRMEDGLHKRVIGQNAAVTAVANAVRRARAGLNDENRPLGSFLFLGPTGVGKTELTKAVAEFLFDNDSAMVRIDMSEFMEKHAVARLIGAPPGYVGYDEGGVLTEAVRRRPYQVVLFDEVEKAHPDVFNVLLQVLDDGVLTDGQGRTVDFKQTLIILTSNLGAQALSQLPDGADAADAKRDVMDAVRAHFRPEFLNRLDETVIFDRLGRHDMDGIVEIQLGRLAKRLAQRKITLELDEGAKTWLADEGYDPVFGARPLKRVIQRALQNPLAEALLAGDIKDGEIVPVSAGAEGLVIGDRVGSSDRPLPDDAVVH
- a CDS encoding FMN-binding glutamate synthase family protein; the encoded protein is MGFAMNAVSILAVMFICLIGVLGLVALIMFLIDRSQTQDAIRRNYPVLGRFRHLFSTLGEFFRQYFFAMDREELPFNRAQREWIARACAGVTNTVAFGSTRNTSVPGTPIFVNAPFPPLDDQFASAEPMLIGPTARVPYNAPSFFNISGMSYGALSRPAITALSRGAREAGVWLNTGEGGLSPFHLDGGCDIVFQIGTAKYGVRDTAGNLSDARLKELAEIPQVKMFELKLAQGAKPGKGGILPAEKVNAEIAEIRGITEGEASISPNRHLDIANYDDLLDIVARIREVTGKPVGIKTVAGSEVALREMFLNFAARPEDVPDCITIDGGEGGTGAAPMPLIDLVGMSVREALPLVCNLRDEYGFKDRIRLISSGKLVNPGDVAWALAAGADFVTSARGFMFSLGCIQALKCNRNTCPTGITTHDPRFQKGLVVEDKYKKVARYAREVIHEVETIAHSVGVDEPRKMRRRHVRIVGEGGASVPMNVDQPSYGSRGSNA